The genomic region AAGACACTGGTCAATGTGATCCTAGCCTTTGTATCTTATGCGATCCTGCTGTTGCTCGGCATCGAACAGGCGGCCTTTTGGGCCATCCTGATCGGGTTGCTGAACTACATTCCCTATATCGGGTCGATCATTGCGGTGATGTTTCCAGTGACCATGAGCCTGGTTCAGTTCGCCTCGTTCTCACACGCCGCCATAGCGCTGGTGACACTGATGATCCCGCAGATTGCGGTGGGCTATTACATCGAGCCGAAATTCCTTGGCCGGTCGGTCAACCTCAGCCCATTTACGGTATTGTTGTCACTGGCAATCTGGACCGCGCTATGGGGGTTGATGGGGGCGATATTGGCAATTCCACTGACTGCAATGGTGATGATCATCCTCGCCGAGATCCCCAATACCCGCTTTATCGCCGTGATGATGTCTGAAACGGGCGATCTGTAACAGCGCGCTTGGGGCTAGCCCACACCGGCTGGCGTGGCTATTAGGGGCGTAATCGCGCCCACGTCCATTTGGAGCCAACAGATGTTTACTGTCACCCTTCTTTGTAGTCCCGCCGACCCATCACTGGACCCGGCGCTGGTTGATTCGCTGCGCAATGCCTGGGGCGGCAATGATGCCACCTGGCTTGCCCCGGACGAGGCGGCCGAGTTTGCAGTGGACATCCGACCCGACAATCAATGGGACGTTTGGGCCGACTTGCAGGGCATGGGCGTGGATCTGGTAATCCAACAGACCAAGGGGCGGCGCAAAAAGATGCTGCTGGCTGATATGGACAGCACCATGATCCAGCAAGAATGCATTGACGAGCTGGCCGAAGAGGCCGGTGTGGGTGCCCGCGTCAAGGACATCACTGCCCGCGCCATGAACGGCGAGCTGGATTTTGACGGCGCGCTGACCGAACGGGTTGGCCTGCTGAAGGGCCTGCCCGAAAGCGTCATTGCCAAGGTTCTCGACGAGCGCATCACCCTGATGCCCGGCGGTGCTGCCCTGTTGGCGACAATGAAGGCAGACGGCGCCTATGCGGCGCTGGTGTCGGGAGGTTTCACCGCCTTCACCACCAAGGTTGCGGCCGAACTTGGCTTTGACGAAAACCGGGCCAATATGCTGCATGTGGCCGACGGCAAACTGACGGGTGAGGCGGGACGGCCCATACTGGGACGCCAGGCCAAGGTCGAGGCGCTGGAACAGATCACCGCCAAGCTGGGCATCACCGAGGCGGATGTGATGGCGGTTGGCGACGGGGCCAATGATCTGGGCATGTTAAAACGCGCAGGGGCCGGGGTTGCGCTGCACGCCAAGCCCTCGGTTGCAGCCGAATGTGACATTCGCATCAATCATGGTGACCTGACCGCCCTGCTGTTTGTGCAGGGCTACAGCCGCGACGAATTCAAAGGGTAATCTATGCTGGAAGTGGGTTTTGAGACCCTGCTGCTGTTACTGGCGGCGGGGTTTGTTGCGGGGTTCATGGATGCCGTTGCCGGTGGTGGAGGCCTGATCACGGTGCCGATACTGATGTTGGCGGGGGCCAATCCGCTGACGGCACTGGCCACCAATAAGATCCAGGGTCTGTTCGGCGCGGGGACCGCGACACTGACCTATGCGCGTGGCGGTCATGTCAATCTGCGCCAACAAGGCGGCTCGGCACTGATTGCCTTTGCCGCCTCCATCGCCGGGGCGTTGCTGGTTTCGATGCTGCCCACCGGTTGGATCCGAATGATCTTGCCGGTACTGCTGATTGGCATCGCGGTGTTTTTTGCCACCAAAAAGGGGCTGGGGGACACCGACCGGCATCGGCGAATGACCCCGGTTCTGTTTGCCGCGACCATGGTGCCCCTGTGCGGCGCCTATGACGGGCTGCTGGGGCCGGGTGCGGGCAGTTTCTACATGATCGCCTTTATCACGATGGCGGGCTACGGCGTTCTAAAGGCCACTGCCCACACCAAGCTGCTGAACTTTGCCTCAAATGCCGGCGCGTTGCTGGCCTTTGCCTTTGTGGCAACGCCGTGGTGGATCACCGGGCTGGCGATGGGAGTGGCGCAAATTGCCGGTGCCTATGCAGGCGCGCAAATGGCCCAGAAACAGGGGGCGCGATTGATCAAGCCGCTGCTGGTGGTCACCTCGGTGTCGCTGGCGCTGAAACTGCTGTGGGACATGATCTGAGCCGTTCGGGCGACCACCCCCCCCTCCTCGAAACACTTAACACTTGCCTTAATTAACACATAAGTTAATAATGATATCATGACACCGCTTCTAAAATCATTTTCCGCACTGGCTGACGAGGTCCGCATGTCGATTGTGAACCAGTTGATGGACCACGGCGAATTACCGGCGGGGGATCTGGTGCGCGGCTCGGGGCTCACCGCGCCGGCCATTTCGCGACATTTAAAGGTCCTGCGCGAGGCCGGTTTGATAGAGCAGCGCGCCGTGGGCACCCGGCGGCTGTATTCCGCCCGCCCCGAAGGGCTGCAGTTGATCGCCACCTGGACCAAATCAAAGCGCGAATTTTGGGACACCAGCCTGCACCGGCTGGAGACCGCGCTGATGGAGGACGATATATGACCGACCTACGGCTGGAACGCGATTTCTCAGTTAGCCCCGAACGGTTGTTCCACTGGCTGACGACGCCGGAAAAATTGCTAAAATGGTGGGGCCCCGAGGGCATGCATGTGCCCGAACATGATCTTGACCTCAGCCGCACCGGGCCGTGGTTTTCGATCATGCGCAATGATGAGGGTCAGCAATTCAAAGTCTCGGGCCATGTCACCCATGTGGACGCGCCAAAATCGGTTGGCTTTACTTGGGGCTGGCATGACGACGATGACCAACGCGGCACCGAAAGCCATGTGACCTTTACCGTGGTTGCCAGCACTTCGGGCGCGCGCCTTCTTGTCGATCACCGCGCGTTGGACGACAGCGCGCAAAGCGCCCGGCACGAGGCAGGCTGGACATCCTCGCTGCGCAAACTCGCGGCAAATATCACCTAATCACCCCGGCACTTTAACCCGTTTCATTTTTACACAAGGATACTCGCAATGGCCCAGTTCATTTTCGCCTATCATGGTGGCAAGAAACCCGACACTCCCGAAGACGGCGCCAAGGTCATGCAGGCCTGGAAAGACTGGATGGGATCGATGGGAGACGCCCTGATCGTGCCAGGCGCACCGGTTGGCATGTCAAAAACCGTCAGTGCCAGTGGTATTGCGGACGATGGCGGCGCCAACCCGCTGGCTGGTTATTCGGTGGTCGAGGCCGCCAGTATCGATGCCGCCAGCGAAATGGCCAAAGGCTGCCCTATGGTCGTCGATGGCGATGGTTCGGTTGAAGTGGCCGAAATTCTGGAAATGTAGTATCTTGCCCGGCCTATTGGCCGGGCAGTACAGACACTCAGAACAGCAATTCAGCGGCTGGCCGAACCACACCGCAGTTGATATCGCGACGGTTCAGTAGCGGTGCATTCATGTACTTCACCGTCTCGGGATGATTGGCATCCAGAACGCCCAGTGACACCAGAATGGCGGCAATCGCGCATTCACTAGCGCGGGTCGCACCATCTGCGATTTTCAGGGCGATACCCATGCGTTTCTCTGGGATGATGGCGATATAGAACCCTTCAGCCCCAGTCTTGATCGCAACCTTACCGCCCATGGCACGCATCAGGTTGGTACAAGCCTTACCCTCGCCGGCCACCAGATCAGGGTGCTGCGTCATCGCCGCCACCAATTGCTGACCCGCAAGCGAAGCCCGATCCGAACGGTCCGAGGCGGATGCAAACCAGGCCATTGACCGCGCCATACCCGTTACCGTGGTGGCAAAGTTCGGGGCCGAACATCCATCAATGCCATAACAGGGACTATCCTGACCTGTGGTCTCTTCAAACGCCGTCAAACCCGCCTGCTGCACCGGGTGG from Parasedimentitalea psychrophila harbors:
- the serB gene encoding phosphoserine phosphatase SerB; protein product: MFTVTLLCSPADPSLDPALVDSLRNAWGGNDATWLAPDEAAEFAVDIRPDNQWDVWADLQGMGVDLVIQQTKGRRKKMLLADMDSTMIQQECIDELAEEAGVGARVKDITARAMNGELDFDGALTERVGLLKGLPESVIAKVLDERITLMPGGAALLATMKADGAYAALVSGGFTAFTTKVAAELGFDENRANMLHVADGKLTGEAGRPILGRQAKVEALEQITAKLGITEADVMAVGDGANDLGMLKRAGAGVALHAKPSVAAECDIRINHGDLTALLFVQGYSRDEFKG
- a CDS encoding TSUP family transporter — translated: MLEVGFETLLLLLAAGFVAGFMDAVAGGGGLITVPILMLAGANPLTALATNKIQGLFGAGTATLTYARGGHVNLRQQGGSALIAFAASIAGALLVSMLPTGWIRMILPVLLIGIAVFFATKKGLGDTDRHRRMTPVLFAATMVPLCGAYDGLLGPGAGSFYMIAFITMAGYGVLKATAHTKLLNFASNAGALLAFAFVATPWWITGLAMGVAQIAGAYAGAQMAQKQGARLIKPLLVVTSVSLALKLLWDMI
- a CDS encoding ArsR/SmtB family transcription factor; this translates as MTPLLKSFSALADEVRMSIVNQLMDHGELPAGDLVRGSGLTAPAISRHLKVLREAGLIEQRAVGTRRLYSARPEGLQLIATWTKSKREFWDTSLHRLETALMEDDI
- a CDS encoding SRPBCC family protein; amino-acid sequence: MTDLRLERDFSVSPERLFHWLTTPEKLLKWWGPEGMHVPEHDLDLSRTGPWFSIMRNDEGQQFKVSGHVTHVDAPKSVGFTWGWHDDDDQRGTESHVTFTVVASTSGARLLVDHRALDDSAQSARHEAGWTSSLRKLAANIT
- a CDS encoding YciI family protein, with translation MAQFIFAYHGGKKPDTPEDGAKVMQAWKDWMGSMGDALIVPGAPVGMSKTVSASGIADDGGANPLAGYSVVEAASIDAASEMAKGCPMVVDGDGSVEVAEILEM
- a CDS encoding asparaginase — translated: MTNPVPMAEIWRGQLLESLHLGHAVVCDDSGQVVRSWGDPDAVIYPRSSSKMIQALPLITSGAAEKFGLTSEQLALACASHNGAAIHTSRVNAWLSQLGLSDGDFRCGPQLPSDIPARNDLIKTDTSPCQVHNNCSGKHAGFLTLAKHMGAGPEYVELDHPVQQAGLTAFEETTGQDSPCYGIDGCSAPNFATTVTGMARSMAWFASASDRSDRASLAGQQLVAAMTQHPDLVAGEGKACTNLMRAMGGKVAIKTGAEGFYIAIIPEKRMGIALKIADGATRASECAIAAILVSLGVLDANHPETVKYMNAPLLNRRDINCGVVRPAAELLF